A window of Planctomycetota bacterium genomic DNA:
CCGTCGAGCGGGGTTGCCGATCTGGCAGATCGGAGAGTCTGTAGCAGGAGGTTCCCTTCGAGCTCCAGTACAGCGGCACTGAAGTGCCGCAGCCTGGGTGCGCAACGACAGGGCGACGCTCCAAATGGGGCGCCGCTCCGGTGCATTTGATTGGGGCTGGATTCAGGCGCGTCGGCGTCGCAGAGCGAGCAGTCCGACGGCGCTGAGCGAAAGCAGAGCCGGCTCGGGGATGCTTGTCGCGTAGAACGCGTCGAGTAGCGCGACGTCGGAGCCGGAGGTGGAGCCGAAGTTGGCCCTCAGGATGCCGAAGTCAGCCAGGTCGACCGTGCCGTCGCCGTTGGCGTCACCCTGTTCGAAGGTGGCCATCATGCTGCCGAAGTTGGCCCGCAGGATGCCAAAGTCAGCCAAGTCCACGGTGCCGTCGCCGTTGAAGTCGCCCGGCAGGACTGTAACGGCCGCCTCGCCGAACTCGGTGATGAACAGCTCGTAGCTGCCGATCGGGTTGCTGGTCGGGAAGTTGAGGCTGTTGTCGACCTCGACGAAGTACGTGTCAGTTGCCGGGAGAACGAGGTCGAAGATGAACGAGTCGAAAGTCTCGACCTCGTCGTCGTTGTTGGCGACGGAGCTGAAGTAGCTGACGAGGCTGCCGGAGGAGTCGAACAGCCGGACGTTCGTGTCCACGGTGTTGCTCAGGCGATTGCTGATTGCCTCGCTAATCACCTCGAGGCTGACGATGTTGCCCTCGGTGCCTTCGAACGAGTAGTAGTCGACGTCGCCGCTGCTGATGAAGCCGGCGACGGCCGCGGCGCGGGCGGCGAGATCTTCGCCGGCGAACTGCGTCCCGGCCGGTCGGTTGTTGATGACGTCGAGCTCAAGAAGATCAACGGGCTGGGCGCTGCCGATCGAGTTGTTGTTCGCGGAGGCCTCCGACTCAATCACGCCCTGTGCCGCGAAGGCGAGCTTGATCGACGAGCGAACGCTCAGGTCGGCCCCGAACTGGAAGAAGGCGTTGAAGTTGCCATTGCTCGCGCCAAGGGCCGGCGTCGACATGAGGTTCAGGTCGAACTCCGCCTGTCCCGCAATCGGACCCGGGAAATCAGCGGCAAACGACGTTCGAATCGAGTTGTTGGGCACGCCCGAGCCGATGGGGCCAAAGCTGTCGTAGTGACGCAGACCCAGCGTGTGTCCGAGCTCGTGAGCCGCGACGTTTGCAGCGAAACGAACCTGGTTGAACGACGGAGCTCCTGCCAGGCCGGCGGTGTAGACGAAGGCGTTGTTGTTCGCAATGACGTTTCGGAAGTCGATCCCGTCCGCCACGCCGCCGAGCGTCGACGGGAAGGGGCCGCCGCTGTCGGGAACGAAGAGGATCCGCGTGGAGGCACCAGCCGGCTGTGTGAGGCTGAAGCTGACGTCGTAGCCGTCGAAAATGTCCTCGACGAAAGTGAGCACGCCCCCTTGCTCGGACGCGTTGAAGATCCCTGCCGGGGCTTGCGAGAAGTCGAGCCAGACCTGCTGGGTGCTGCCGCCCGGGCCAAGCGAATTGAGACCTGAGTTCGCCGCGGAGCGCGTGTCGATCGGCACGCCACCCGGGGCGAGGTTGCTGTTGTATCGATCGACAAGGTCCTGAAAGACCGTCGCCGACCCACCGGTCGGGTGGGCTTCAGTGCCCCACATGCACCCCGTACAAGCCGAGGCGGCAGCTCCGGCAGAGCCGGAGATCACAAGGGCAACAGCGGCAGGCGTGGAGAGTCTCATAGGGGCAAATGGCGATTTAAAGAGCGGCACGTGGCGGCACCGGAACCACGTCCGGAACCGGCCAGCTATCGGACCATGCGACACTGGCGTTTTCTCTGGTTCGCCGCAACCTGCAAACGGCTTCACCTGATCCGGTTCGAGGGATAGCCCGGCGATTCACTCGACACAAACCGACTATCCACGACAAACGCCCGCCGCACCAACAGATCGGTCATGTCGTATGGTTCGTCATGCGTGCGATCCCCGGCATCGTTCTGCTGCTGGCCACCGCGCCGGCTTCGGCCGCGCTGTTCGCCGATTACCAGGCGAGTCGGCACGACCGATTCCTCTCCGACGGCGTCTCGGCCAATCCCGAATTCCTCCTCGAAGGCGTCGACCTGTCGGGCGTCGGCGTCGGACGCAACGGCGGCGTGCTCATCTCGGACCGGCACGTCCTGGTCGCCAACCACTTCAAAGGCAGCAGCTACTCGTTCGTCGGCGTCAACGGGCAGCAAGTCAGCATCTCGCCCCAGAGTCACACACGCCTTGACACGGAGGTCTCGTCCGGCACGTTCCTGCCCAGTGACCTGTCGATCGCCACGCTGAGTCGGGCCATCACGCCGGCCGACGGGCTCACGCCGCTGCCGCTGTTCGACGGCTCGGCCGACGACATCGCGGGCGAGATGGTCCACCTCTACGAGCAGAACGATCGACTCGGCAGGAACATCGTCGAAGGCGGGATCATTTCGACGACCACCGGCACCATCGACCTGCCGCCCGTCGGCCTGTTCGGCAACCTGACCAGCAACGCCACCTGGGCCATCGGTTACGACTTCGACCTGCTCCACGGCGTCACCGATGACGAGATCGGCCTCGTCGGCGGCGACAGTGGCCACGCCGCACTGCACATCGACGACAGCGGCCTCGTCTCCGTCGTCGGCACGCACTATGCGATCGTCACCTCCAACGGCGCCCTGCCGCGCGACGACGGCGATCGCTACATCAGCCTGTCGAGCTTTGTTACGCCGTACCGATCGCAGATCGACGCCATCATCGGCGGAGGCGGTGCGACGTCGTTCGCGGCGATTCCGGAGCCGACCACCGCGTTGGTGCCATTCGTCGGGGCGATGCTGCTCGCTCGACGCCGTCGCTGAACGAGTCAACGACGCCTGCGGTCGCGACGACCGTTCGCCTGGGCTTCTCCCTGTCCAGGCGTTCGTCGGAAGCTTGCGTCCGGCTCGCTGGCGAAGCCGCGTGGAACGTGCGGGAAGGTCTCGGTCAGGACGTAGTGGTAAACGCCGTCCGGGTACTCCGGCGTGACTGCGAATCGGCCGTTGAGCCGATCGAGGTCGCCGCTGTGAGGGACGTACTCGAAGTCAGCCGTGAATCGCCCGTCGGGCGTGCCGCCGGGGCCGGCCGGTGGTTGTGGACGGTTGTCGGTCTTGAGTCGCCACGACGACTTGAGCGTGACGAGCTTGCTGCGCGGATCGGACGGGTCTTCGTAGCCGAGCGGGCCGTAGATCGGGTAGCCGTCGGCCGCGTAGCCGACGAGGGTCGGCCGATCCTCGCGGATCATCGGCGTCGGGATGCCGTGGTAGTGGTACGCGCCGGTGCGTTGCACGTGGGCGTTGGCATGATCGACGCCAAGGTCGACGCTTCCGCCGATAGCCTCGTAGACCCAATCGCCCAGCCGACCGCCGCGTTGGACACCCTGAGGCGACCAGCTCATGGCCGTGCCCGGCTCGAAGACGACGCCGTTGAGCGCGATGCCGAAGAGCATGCCGCGATCCGAGTAGACGTCGGCCGCATTGTGCACCGGTCCGTCCGGCGCGGCAGGATCGAAAGGAATGCGAATGGCGTAACGCTGTTCGCTGATCGAGTGCGGATTGCCACGATTGGGAAACTGCCCCGGCCGATGGTCCGGCACGCCGTTGGCCCAGACGTATCGGAAACCGTCGCGCACCTCGCCGCGGACCAGGTTTGGCGCGTCGGCCATGCTGGCGACCACGCCGGCAGGTGACGCCGCACCTGGGTCATCGTGCGTGTGCCCCTCGTGCGCGAGGGCTGCCGAGGCAGCGACGGCAATCGGCGACAGAATCCAGACGGCAAAACGGCGTTGTGGCATGGGCAGAATCCGGTGAGGGTCTGCCAACCACAACGCCGCTGCGGCTGCGAGATTGTCCGTCGCGATCGCCTACGCCTCGTCGTCGGCAAAGAGCGACGACGACGGCTCGGCAACGGCGCTGCCGAACTGGGCACGCAGGATGCCGAAGTCGGCGAGGTCGACGGTGCCGTCGTAGTTGAAGTCGCCGTCGCTGAAGAGGCCGGCCGAACCGAAATTGGACCGCAGGATGCCGAAGTCGGACAGGTCGACCACGCGGTCGGCGTTGGCGTCGGCGGCGAGGACGAAGAACGGCACGCTCACGTCGCCGACGAGCGGCTGGCCGTCTGCTTCTGCGGCCGCGGCCGGAAGCATCGCGACGTAGTTGCCGTCGGGCAGGTTGCCGAACTCGAACGTTGCGACGTTCTCGATCGCGTCATACGAAAGCGACGGGGTGACGGCCACGACGTTGCCCGTGTCGGCGTTGGTGACGACCAGATCAGAGGCATCGAGGCTCGCGCCGACGTCCTTGTCGAACTCGAACGTCACGGCCTGGCTCGCGTCGACGTCGTAGTCGCTGGCGAGGACATTCACCGGCGACGCCGAAGACGTGCCGAAGGCGGCGATGCCCCAGCTGTTGATCACGCCGATGTCGCCGACGAAGCCGTCGGACAGCTGGAGCGTCCAGTCGCCTTCGCTGCTCTCGCCCCAGTGCTGGGTACTGGTGACGACCCAGTTGTTGTAGTTGTTGCCCGAGTCGCCCTGCTGTCCGGTGAAGCGAAGGAGCGGACTAACGGTGCCATCCGGGCTGGTCAGCGTCGCGACGACATCGCCGCGATAGCCGTGGGTGATGTCCAGGACGACCTCGATGTGCTCGATGTCGACGCCGGCTGGCAGGGTGAGCGTTCGCGTGATGCCGGTGCTGTTCTCGGGAATGGTCTGGTTGACCGTCTCGAACGCGTCGACCGAGATCTCATCTCCGACGGTCTCCCAATTGAGCGCCAGATTGACCGCGGCCTCGGCGTCGATGGCACCGTGGCCGTAGAAGACGCTGACGTCGTGCCCGGCACCGTTCGTCTGCCAGGACGAGTCGGTCGGATCGATGGTCTCGGCCGACTCGACGAGGATGTGCTGGACGTCGCGCTGCGTCAGGTCGGGATTGGCTTCCAGCATGAGGGCGATGACGCCGCTGACGAGCGGCGTCGCGCTGCTGGTGCCGCCGAACGAGTTGGTGAAGCCGTTCGAGCCGTCGGTGGTCGTGGTGCCTCGGCTGCCGCCAGACGAGTAGGCGGTCACGAGGTGATTTGCACCTGGCTCGGAATAGCTGGATCGGACGCCGAAGTTGTTGACGGCCGCGACGCTGATGGTGTGGCGCGAGTTGGCGTAGCCGTCGCGGTTCGAGTCGTCGCCGTCTCCGCCGTTGCCGCCGGCCCAGGTGATGATGCCGCCGAGCCCGTCACGACCCTCGGTGGCCGTCTGCTCGATCGCTGCCAGCGTCAGCGGGCCAGGCCCTTCGATGCGTCGGCCGTCATCGAACGGCCCCCAGCTGTTCGAGTAGATGTCGATGCTCTGGTTGTTGAACGAGAGCGCCCCGGCCTCCTGCGAATCGTTCGACGGTCCGCTGATGAGCCGCAAGCCCGACAGGTTCGCCTCGGGTGCCGCGCCCGTCACGCCCGCCCCGTCGAACCCGCGTGCGGCCGCGATGCCGGCGACGCTGGTGCCGTGGAAGTCGAACGGACTGCTGGCGAAGGGAATCGGGTCGTTGTCGTTGAAGTCGAAGCTGTCGGCCGCGACGTACTGCGGGGCGAGGTCCGGGTGGTCGAAGTGCAGGCCGTCATCGACGATGCCGATCGTCACGCCGGCTCCGCGATAGGTGTCCCAGACGTCGGTGATGTTCGCGTCGGCACCGACGAGACCGCCGGACTGGCCGGTGTTGCGCAGGTGCCACTGGTCGTTAAACCGCGTGTCGTTCGGGATGACGCGCCGGGACTGCTGCCTGGCCTCCAGCGGGTAAAACGCCTCGCTGCCCGAGGCTTCCAATGCAGCCATCGCGTTTGCGGGGTTGTTGAACGTCGCGATCGACACGCCGTCGATGACGCCCGACGGCTCGACCGTCGCGCCGGCCACGTCGCCCTCGCCGATGAAAACCCACTGCCGGGCCTGCGTCAGCTCCGCCGGCTCGTACAGGTCCAGGTCCGAGGCACGGGCGAACGAGCTCGACACCGCCAGCGACGCCTCGGGAAGCGCCTGGCGGACCTGCTCGACCGCAATGTCCGCGTACCGATCGGCGACGGCCGAATCGACGGCCCCGCGGAAGCTGGCACTGAGCAGACGACGTTGTTCGAGGCGTTCGAAAGGCTGGCGTTGGTTCATCAGGAGTTCAGACTGAGGGGGGAACGGACGTGTTGTCGGACCGGCAGTTGTACCGGATGTAACCCAAGTTCGTCGCACAAGGCCCGAAGGTTCAAACTTTTCTGCAACAGCGTCGCAGACCTCCATACCAACACGCCCACCCGACGTGCCGGCCCGAAATCGTTAATGTATCCACATGCAAAAGCGAAATGTGCTCTACGTCATGACCGACCAGCACAAGGCCGACTGCACCGGTTACGAGGGTCATCCAGACGCCAAGACGCCCCACCTCGACCGGCTCGCCGCAACCGGAACCGCCTTCCGGCACTCGTACACCGCCAACCCCATCTGCACCCCGACACGCGTTTCGATCCTCTCCGGGCAGTACTGCCACAACCACGGCTACTTCGGCCTGGGCGGACCGACGCCCGGCTACGGACCCGGACACCCGGCCAAGCTGCCCACCTTCCTCGGCCACTTTCGCAGCCACGGCTACCGCACCGCTGCCCTCGGCAAGCTCCACCTGCCAGACGAACCCGTTGACTGGGGCCGCGA
This region includes:
- a CDS encoding S8 family serine peptidase, giving the protein MNQRQPFERLEQRRLLSASFRGAVDSAVADRYADIAVEQVRQALPEASLAVSSSFARASDLDLYEPAELTQARQWVFIGEGDVAGATVEPSGVIDGVSIATFNNPANAMAALEASGSEAFYPLEARQQSRRVIPNDTRFNDQWHLRNTGQSGGLVGADANITDVWDTYRGAGVTIGIVDDGLHFDHPDLAPQYVAADSFDFNDNDPIPFASSPFDFHGTSVAGIAAARGFDGAGVTGAAPEANLSGLRLISGPSNDSQEAGALSFNNQSIDIYSNSWGPFDDGRRIEGPGPLTLAAIEQTATEGRDGLGGIITWAGGNGGDGDDSNRDGYANSRHTISVAAVNNFGVRSSYSEPGANHLVTAYSSGGSRGTTTTDGSNGFTNSFGGTSSATPLVSGVIALMLEANPDLTQRDVQHILVESAETIDPTDSSWQTNGAGHDVSVFYGHGAIDAEAAVNLALNWETVGDEISVDAFETVNQTIPENSTGITRTLTLPAGVDIEHIEVVLDITHGYRGDVVATLTSPDGTVSPLLRFTGQQGDSGNNYNNWVVTSTQHWGESSEGDWTLQLSDGFVGDIGVINSWGIAAFGTSSASPVNVLASDYDVDASQAVTFEFDKDVGASLDASDLVVTNADTGNVVAVTPSLSYDAIENVATFEFGNLPDGNYVAMLPAAAAEADGQPLVGDVSVPFFVLAADANADRVVDLSDFGILRSNFGSAGLFSDGDFNYDGTVDLADFGILRAQFGSAVAEPSSSLFADDEA
- a CDS encoding dockerin type I domain-containing protein, with the protein product MWGTEAHPTGGSATVFQDLVDRYNSNLAPGGVPIDTRSAANSGLNSLGPGGSTQQVWLDFSQAPAGIFNASEQGGVLTFVEDIFDGYDVSFSLTQPAGASTRILFVPDSGGPFPSTLGGVADGIDFRNVIANNNAFVYTAGLAGAPSFNQVRFAANVAAHELGHTLGLRHYDSFGPIGSGVPNNSIRTSFAADFPGPIAGQAEFDLNLMSTPALGASNGNFNAFFQFGADLSVRSSIKLAFAAQGVIESEASANNNSIGSAQPVDLLELDVINNRPAGTQFAGEDLAARAAAVAGFISSGDVDYYSFEGTEGNIVSLEVISEAISNRLSNTVDTNVRLFDSSGSLVSYFSSVANNDDEVETFDSFIFDLVLPATDTYFVEVDNSLNFPTSNPIGSYELFITEFGEAAVTVLPGDFNGDGTVDLADFGILRANFGSMMATFEQGDANGDGTVDLADFGILRANFGSTSGSDVALLDAFYATSIPEPALLSLSAVGLLALRRRRA
- a CDS encoding YHYH protein, with product MPQRRFAVWILSPIAVAASAALAHEGHTHDDPGAASPAGVVASMADAPNLVRGEVRDGFRYVWANGVPDHRPGQFPNRGNPHSISEQRYAIRIPFDPAAPDGPVHNAADVYSDRGMLFGIALNGVVFEPGTAMSWSPQGVQRGGRLGDWVYEAIGGSVDLGVDHANAHVQRTGAYHYHGIPTPMIREDRPTLVGYAADGYPIYGPLGYEDPSDPRSKLVTLKSSWRLKTDNRPQPPAGPGGTPDGRFTADFEYVPHSGDLDRLNGRFAVTPEYPDGVYHYVLTETFPHVPRGFASEPDASFRRTPGQGEAQANGRRDRRRR